The window ACGATTAAAAGGAATTTCGAGGTGGAAGTATGAGTTGGAAACTAAAGAGCCTCGATGAATTGGGATTTGTTAGTCGGGGGCGATCTCGACACAGACCCCGCGATGCTGCCCACCTCTACGGCGGACCGCATCCATTTGTACAAACGGGAGATGTGAAACACGCGGGGCTGTATCTAACCAACTATACCCAGACTTACAGTGAAGACGGGTTGGTGCAAAGCCGTATGTGGCCCGCAGGCACGCTGTGTATCACCATTGCGGCCAATATCGCTGATACTGCGATTCTTGGTTTCGATGCGTGTTTTCCGGACAGTGTGATTGGTTTTATCCCCGACAAACAGAAGGCAGATGCACGTTTCATCAAGTACCTGTTCGACACATTATTACAACGCAAGTATAAGCAATTTACACAGGGGGCTGCCCAGGATAATCTGAGTCAAGCCAAACTCCTATCGTTGAGGTTTCCGATACCAGGAATCACCGAACAGAAGCTGATTGCTGATAAAATCTCCGCCTACGACGACCTGATCGAGAACAACCGGCGGCGGATTCAGTTGCTGGAGCAGGCGGCACGTCTGCTTTACAAGGAATGGTTCGTCCACCTCCGCTTCCCCGGCCACGAACACAGCAAAATTGTGGATGGCGTACCAGAAGGATGGGAACAACGAAACCTTCAAGAAATAGCGACCATACAAAAAGGTAAGAACATAACGAAGGATATGACCGAAGACGGAGTTGTCCCAGTTGTTGCGGGAGGATTGAAGCCAGCTTATTATCACAACGTGGCAAACACTACAGGATCTGTCATAACAGTCAGCGCATCTGGAGCCAATGCAGGGCATGTGGCTCTTTACCATCAAGATATTTGGGCATCTGACTGCTCCTATTTGAGTAGCAGTGACAATCCAGAAATTTGGTTTTTCTATCTTGCCATGGTTTACCGTCAGCCCGAAATTACCAGGATGCAACAGGGCGCAGCACAACCGCATGTTTATCCAAAGCATTTAATGCGTCTTAGCATTCTTTATCCACCCCAAATTTTGCGGAATCTTTTTCATGGTACTGTAGAGCCAATATTTCTACAGATTGCCAACCATGAAAAGCAAATTGACAATCTTGCCAAAGCCCGAGACCTCCTCCTGCCCAAACTGATGAACGGTGAGGTGGAGGTATGAGCAACTATCCCCGTATTGAATGGACGCACAAACACGCGCCTCAACGGGTGACCCGAGGAAATCCGGGAGCAATAATCGAATATGGCCTGAAAATGTGGATGGCACAAATGATGTTGAAGCAAAGACAACGAAGAAATTCGGAATTTCCGAATTTCAATCGGACGGAGCATCCAGCGTGAGGAGAGCCTGAAAGAATTGGCAGAGGTAAAAGAACATTACACCTGAAGATTCATTGAAACCCCACACGACGTCGGGTAAGTGTCGGGATAACGTCGGGAAAGATTTCGTTGCCTGTCGGGAAAAGCTTCCGTCACCATTCCCGGCTGGCGGAATTGATCGGTATTACCGAGCGAAAGAGATGGATTATTGCGACGGATCGGCGGGAGGAAGGAAGGATACTGGGAGGTAATTGAATGACACCTGCCCCCTACACCGAAGACACCCTGGTTCAGCAGACCACTGCCGAGTATCTGGAGCGGGAACTGGGCTGGGAGTCGGTGTACGCCTACAACAACGAGAACTTCGGGCCGGACAGCCTGCTGGGCCGGGAATCAGACCGCGAGGTGGTATTGACCCGCACCCTGCGGGCCAAGATTGAAGAACTCAATCCCGGCCTGCCCACCACAGCCTATGAGGATGCTGTCCGCCGGATCGTTACGGTCTCCGCCTCCCAGAACATGGCCGCCACCAACTGTGAAAAGTACGAATTGATCAAGGAGGGAACGCAGGTCACCTTTCGCAATACCAAGGGCGAACGGGTGCGGCAACGCCTACGCATCTTTGACTTCGACGAGCCTACAAACAACCACTTCCTCTGTGTGCGGGAACTGTGGGTGCGCGGTGACCTCTACCGACGTCGGGCGGACATCGTCGGCTTTGTCAACGGTCTGCCGCTGTTGTTCATGGAGTTGAAGAACGTCAGCAAGGACATTCGCGCCGCTTACGAGCAGAACTTTCTGGATTACAAGGACACGGTCCCGCATCTGTTCCATCACAACGCTTTTGTCGTGCTGGCCAACGGCGTGGATGCTAAGCTTGGCTCGCTCACCAGCCGGTTCGAGCATTTCCACGAATGGAAACGACTGGCCGAAAATGAGCCGGGCGTGGTGGCCATGGAGACCCTTCTCAAAGGGATGTGCGCGAAAGCCAATTTTCTGGACCTGGTGGAGAACTTCATTGTTTTCGATGACTCGGCCGGAGAGTCGAGAAAGATTCTGGCTCGCAACCATCAGTTTCTGGGCGTCAATCGGGCCATCGAGGCGGTCCGCGACAGGAAGAACCGAAACGGCAAGTTGGGGGTGTTCTGGCATACCCAGGGCTCTGGCAAGAGTTATTCCATGGTCTTTTTCACCCGCAAGGTGCATCGCAAACTGGGCGGCAACTTCACCTTTCTGATCCTCACCGACCGTGAAGACCTGGACACACAAATTTACAAAACCTTTGCCGGATGCGGCGTGGTGGACAACGACCGTGACCCGTGCCGGGCTGCAAGCGGTGAGCATCTTGCCCAGTTGCTGGCCCTGCACAAGTCGCATGTCTTTTCGCTGATCCAGAAATTCAATCAGGCCGTGGTCAAAGGGGAGCCCTACTCCCAACGCGACGACCTCATCGTCATCACCGACGAGGCCCATCGCACCCAGTACGGCACCCTGGCCCTCAACATGCGCAACGCCCTGCCCAACGCCGGCTACATCGGATTCACCGGCACGCCACTGTTCAAGGACGACGAGATCACCCGGCGAGTCTTCGGCGATTACGTCTCGACCTATGATTTCCAGCGAGCCGTGGAGGACAAGGCCACGGTGCCGCTGTATTACGATGCGCGTGGCGATAAGCTCGGCGTGGCTGTCGGCGATCTGAACGAGCGGATTGCCGAGAAACTGGAAGAACTGGAGACAGGTAATATCGATGTGGAGCAGCGCCTGGAACAAGATCTCAAGCGCGATTATCATATCATTACGGCCGGGAAACGTCTTGACCAGGTGGCCCGCGATTTTGTCCGGCATTACTCCACAGCGTGGGAAACCGGTAAGGCCATGCTGGTCTGCATCGACAAAATCACCTGCGTCCGCATGCACAAGCTGATCGAGTTCTATTGGAACGAGAGAATCGGCGAGCTGGAAGCGCAATTGCTCAAGGCCACGGATGAGCAGGATGAACAGTATCGGTGGCGCCGCATCCAGTGGATGCGGCAGACACAGATGGCGGTGGTAATCAGTGAGGAGCAGGGCGAGGTCGAGAAGTTTCGCAAATGGGATCTGGATATCACCCCGCACCGCCGCCTGATCAAGGAGGGCATCGACCTGTCCGAGGCGATGCGGAAACAGCCGCACTTCCAGAACATGCAGCGACTGCCCTTGGACGAGGCGTTCAAGGCCGAAGAACACCCCTTTCGCGTGGCCATCGTCTGTGCCATGTGGCTGACCGGCTTTGATGTTCCCAGCCTCTCGATCTTGTATCTCGACAAGCCGCTCAAGGCGCACACCCTGATGCAGGCCATTGCCCGGGCCAACCGGGTTAACGAAGGCAAGAACAACGGGATGATTGTGGATTACTGCGGTATTTTGAAGAACCTGCGCAAGGCGCTGGCAACCTTTGCCGGGACAGGCGATGACGGGCGCGGTGGCGATGGGGACGAAACCGAACCGGCCAGGCCCGAGGAGGAATTGCTGGCCGATCTCGCGGAGGCGATTTCGATGGTGAGAGAGTTCATGGAAGAGCGCAAAGCCTCCCTGGACGACATCATTCAAAAAACCGGCTTTGCCCGGAATGCAGCAATATGGGCGGCGAAAGAAGCGGCCAATGCAAATGATAAGACGAGAAAACGTTTCGAGATAATGAGCCGGGCAGTGTTTTCGAAATTTAAAGCCTGCATCACCATTGAAAGCATTGATGATTATCGCAACGACTACGAAGCGATCAATATCATCTATAAAAGCCTTCAGCAGGACCGCGATCAGGCGGACATTGCCGATATCCTCCGGGATTTGCACCGGATCGTTGATGAGACGATTGAAACCCAGCCGGAACAAATTGATGAGCCCTTTGAAGCTTATGATATCAGCAAGATCGATTTTGACCGCTTGCGCCGGGAGTTCGAACGCAGCCCGGCCAAGCGCACCACCGTGCAGAATCTGAAAGCTGCCATAGAAGAACGTCTGCACCGCCTGCTCCAACAAAATCCGCTGCGGACCGATTTCCAGAAGCACTATGAGGAGATCGTCGCCGAGTACAACCGTGAAAAAGATCGCTTGACCATAGAGAAGACCTTTGAAGCGCTTCTCAAACTCATAGAAGAGATGGACGATGAAGAGAGGCGCGCGGTGCGAGAAGGACTGACAGAAGAAACCCTGGCTATCGTTGATCTCCTCAAAAAGCCGGAGCTGACCGCCGCAGAGAGCAAACGCATCAAGGCCGTGGCCGTCGACCTGCTTAAAACCCTCAAGGCGGAAAAACTGCGGATCAATCATTGGCGTGACAAGGAATCCACCCGGGACGCCGTTCGGCTGACGATTCATGATTTTCTCTGGAGCGAACAAACCGGGTTGCCGGAAGCTTATTCAGAAGAGGACGTACGGGACAGGACGGAAGCGGTTTTCGTGCATGTGTTTCGGGCGTACCCAACGGTGCCGTCACCGTACTACGCCAACATGGCGTCATAGGGCGTATCGCAAGGAAGGTATGAGCTTTTCATTCACGTCTGAAGCTCTTCGCAGATCCCACTTCCATCATCCGCTGTGTCAACCAATGGAGCGTCGGATACAAAGGCCCCGGTTCTCCCCTTTTTGAAGGGGGCCTTTTCTTTTTTATTCGGGAAAGGTATGATTGATATGTGCATTTTTCTCTCGGATAGAGGCCTTATGGGGAGGTTGAAGAGGTGTATTGTTATCAGAATCCTCTGACCGTCATTGTCTGATCGCGGGTGCAGTCCACTATTCATGAAATATCACGATCAAATCTACACCGTGAAAGGAGGCTGAAAAATGAAAATGTTTTACGTTATTTATCCGGATTACTTCGATGAACTCATGACAAAAGCCATTAAGAGAGCTGGTTACAAACAGTATACGAAAATGCACGGTCTGACGGGTGAAGGCGAAGAATCGGAGGCGAAGTTGGGTACGAGTTACTCACCTGGAAGGAACAAAACCCTTTTAATGGCCGTGGACGATAACGAGATTCCTCGACTTCTGGAAATGATGCGGGAACTGAGGGCGGAGCATCCCAAAGCGGGTTTTCGGGCGTTTACTTTTCCCCTGGAAGAATGTGTTTAAAAGTACCCTTGCCCGAATTGCCCTTTTTAGGAGTCGGATTGTCTTCACCGGAACCGACCCCGTTTCTGATTGATCATCAGGGCGCCTTTTTCCCCGCGTCCGTATTTTTGTCCCGAACCTCGGTCAATTTATCCGCTTCGGTTATCCACCCCCCTCCCATGGCTTTGTAAATATTGACCAGAGAGGCAAAAAGCGAAGCCCGGTACATGACATAATTGAGCTGGGCGGGGAACGACTGTTCCTCGGCCTGAAGTACGGTGGAATAGGGGGCATAACCGCCGTCGTACAGAAGTTTCGACAGCCGCGTATACTCGCCGGCGGCGTCGACCAGCCTCTTCTGGGCCTGAAGTTGCTCGATGATTTTGCTGCGCGTGGCCAGCGCGTTTTCCACATCGGAAAAGGCGTTTTGAATGGAGAGTTCATAGGCCAGAAGAGCCGCTTTATGGGCGGCCTCCGCCTGTTGAACCTGACCGGAAACAGCCCCGGCGGTAAAGATCGGACCCGTAATGGTTCCTCCATAGTTCCATGTTCGGGCCGGGCTCTTGAAAAGGTCGGATAGGTGTCCGCTGGCTTGACCATATCCGGCAGTCAGTGAAATGGTCGGAAAATAAAGGGTCCGGGCGGCGCCGATCTGAGCGTTTGCGGCAATGAGGTTTTGTTCAGCCTGCATGATATCGGGCCGATTGGCCAGCAGTTCCGACGGCAGATCTGCCGGAACCTCGGGCAGGGCAAGCTCGCCGAGGGTCCGGCCGCGTGAAACCGGACCCGGGTTGCGCCCGAGCAATAGGGACAGGGCGTTTTCAATGTGTACAATCTGTGATTCGATTTGCGGTATGGTGGCCGCCGCAGTTTCGTAACGCGTCCTCGCCTGCTCGACGGTCATCCGGGAAACCTGGCCGTATTTATGCTGGAGCTCGAAAAGGCGAACCGATTCCCCATAGGATGCCAGGTTTTGACGGGCAATCGCCAGTTGTTCATCAAGGCCGCAAAGCTCGAAGTAATTCGTTGCCGCCAGGGCAACGACGGACAGGATTATCCCACGACGCGCTTCTTCGGTACCCAGCAGGTTGGCCCTGGCCGCCTCGGACAGACGCCGTACACGTCCCCAGAGATCGATTTCCCATGTGGCGCCGGCAAAAACCTGATACGCTTCCTGGGGGTTAGGCACGCTGCCGGGCAAGGGGGCGGCGTTCTCTTCACTCAAACGCTGGCGGGCGCCACTCCCGTTGTAACTGGCCTGCGGAAACAGGGGGGATCTCACCTGGGTGAGCATGCCCGCGGCCTGTTCGACGTTGGCCGCGGCGATTCTGATGTCTTTGTTGTTCCCGAGCGCTTCCTCGATCAGAGTATCGAGTACCGGGTCATGAAACTGCTTCCACCAGAGGGTGTTTGCCGAATCCCGGGCTTCCTTCACGCCATAGCGATAAACCTCCGGTGAGTTAACGGCAGGTCGGGAATAGTCGGGGCCGGCCATGCAACCCGTCAGCAGAAGCGTGCAGAAAATCAGAAAAAACCGGCGCATGTCAGGATCCCCCTTCAGGATGTGATGGGGGTTTCTCCTCTATTCCGTTGGAGGCCGTGTCTTCCCCCTCCGGAGGCGATATGCCCGTCTTTTTTTTGCTCCGTTCGTGAAGCCGGTCGAACAGATAGAAGAACAGGGGCACATAAAGCATGGCCAGGGTGGTTTCCCCGATCATGCCGCCAATGATTCCGGTTCCGATGGAATGACGGGCATTGGCGCCGGCGCCCGTGGCAATGGCGAGAGGCAACACGCCGCAGATGAAGGCCAGGGAGGTCATGATGATGGGACGCAGTCTTTCCTCACCGGCCCGGATGGTGGCCTCCATGATGGACAATCCCTGCTTGCGGAGTTCCACGGCAAAGCTGACCCGCAAAACCGCATTTTTGGCGCCCAGTCCAATAAGCACAAGCATCCCGATTTGCAAATAGACGTCGTTGTGCAGACCCCGCATCCAGTTAAACGCCAGGGCTCCGAGAATGCCGAAGGGAACCGCCGTCATGACGGAACCCGGCAGGGTCCAGGACTCAAACTGGGCCGCCAGGACGAGGAACACGATGATCAAGCCGAAGACAAAGGCGACCGCCGAGGTGGCCCCTGATTTCTTTTCCTCAAAGGCCATGCCGGACCAGGAGAAAGCAAAACCCTGCGGCAAAACTTCGCGGGCCACTTCCTCCATGGCCTGGATTGCCTCGCCGGAACTGTATCCCATAGCGGGATTTCCAGTTACCTGTCCCGCGGGAAAACCGTTGAAGTGAGGCAGAAGATCCGGACCGCTGGTGTAATGAGTGGAAACAACCGCGGAAAGAGGGACCATCTCCCCGCTTTTCGACCGTGTATAAAGTCGGTTTACATCGGAGGGGTCCTGGCGATACGGGGCGTCGGATTGAAGAATGACATCCCAGATTCGGCTGTACTGATTGTACTGGCTGACCTTAAGCGAGCCGAACTGGGTCTGGAGGGCGCTGTACACGTCCTGCACCGGTACGTCGAGCAGCACCGCTTTTTCACGGTCCACGTCGACCCGCAATTGCTGTGACGATGAGCGGAACATGCTGTTCAGGTCGCTCAGTTCAGGACGTTTTCGTGCCTCATCCAGGAATTTTTGAATCAAATCGTAAAGCATTGCCGGATCACCGGACTCCCTGTCCTGGATCCAGAATTCAAAACCGCCGGTGGTGCCGATACCGGGGATAGCAGGCGGCGCAATGGGGATGATTTTGCCCGTTTTGATCGTCTGAGCGCCTTCATAAACGGACAACAGAACGGCTCCGGCATTTTCTTTGAATGCTTTTTTCAAGGAACCGTAGCGTTCCTTAAAGTCTTTCAACGTAACAAAAAAGGTCGCCGCGTTCGTCTTATATTGACCGTCGATCAGGCTGTAGCCGGTGATGGCCGTCCGGTTCTCGACCGCCGGATTTTTGGCGAACAGGCTGTCCAGATCCTCGGCGGTCTCGGCCGTTCTTCCCAGCCCGGCGGCATCGGGCATGACCAAGGCGGCCAGCACGTATCCCTGGTCCTCGTTTGGAACAAAGCCGGTGGGAATCGTCAGAAACAGGTGAACGAGGGCCCAGATGAAGAAAAAAAGCAGAATGAAGGCCGGGACCATGCGCTTGATGATCAGGGTCACCGCATGGCCGAAGGCCAGGGTGATGCGGTCGACCTGACGGTTGAACCATGCAAAGAACCCTTTCCGCGGTTTTTCCGTATGCTTGAGCATGAGCGCGCACATGGCCGGTGTCAGCGTCAAGGCCACGAAACCGGAAAGGGCGACGGAAATCACGATCGTCACCGCAAACTGTTTATAAAGCTGTCCCGTGGTGCCGGGCAAAAAGGCGGCGGGGATAAAAACCGAAGCCATAACCAGCACCACCGCCACGAGGGAACTTCCGATTTCCTCCATGGCCTTGATGGTCGCTTCCTTCGGCGGTAGATGTTTTTTCGTCATGTTCCTCTCGACATTCTCCACCACCACGATGGCATCGTCCACAACCATACCGATGGCGAGGATAAGGCCGAAGAGGGTTAAGAGGTTGACGGAAAAACCCAGGGCGAGCATGCCGGTGAAGGTCCCGATCAATGACACCAGAATGGCCACCGTGCAGATGATCGTGGAACGGAAGCTTTGCAGAAAAAGATAGACCACCAGCAGGACCAAAATGATTGCTTCAATCAGGGTGTGGATGACTTCTTTTATGGAAATCCTTACAAAGTCGGCCGTATCCAGCGCGATCACGTATTCGATACCTTCAGGCATCGTCTTTTTCAGGTCCTGCATGGTTTCGCGTACGGCCGCGGACACGTCGAGGCCGTTCGAGCCCGGTTGCTGGTAGACGGCAATAAATGTTGCGGGGTCATTGTTGAGCTTGCTTTCCGTGATGTACTGCTTCCGCCCGACCTCGACACGGGCGATGTCCTTGATACGAACAATGGCGCTTTCTTCCCGACTGCCCCGTAAGATGATGTTTTCATATTGTGACGGCTGGGAAAACTGCGGCGGGGTGACGACCGGGAAGTTTTGCTGGACGAAGCCCTCCGTCGGCTGCTGGCCGATCTGGCCGGCCCCAAACAGGGCGTTTTGATAAGCGACCGCCTGCTGAACATCCGCGGTGGTGATGCCGAGAGACGCCATGCGATCAGGATTCATCCAGATGCGCATGGCCTGATCGGCCACACCGAGGATGCCGGCCTGTCCGGCGCCATCGATTCTTTTAATGGCGTCAAGGACATAGACATTGGCGTAATTATCCACATATTCGGGCTTATAACGGCCGTCTTTGTTGTACAGAGCCAGAATCATCAGAATGCTGGATGATTGCTTATATACGGAGACTCCGTTTTGTACCACGGCGTCGGGTAATTGGGGGGTGGCCAGATTTACCCTGTTTTGCACCTGGACCTGGGCAATATCGGGATCCGTATCGAGGGTGAAAGAAACAACCAGGGTCAACTGGCCGGCGCTGGAACTGGTCGATGTCATGTAGAGCATGTTGTCGACACCGTTTATCTGGGCTTCCAGCGGAGCAGCCACCGCGTCGGCCACGGTTTTTGAATCGGCGCCGGGGTAGAATGCAGAAACGATTATCTGAACGGGGGTGATCGACGGGTACTGGGCGACGGGCAGGCATCTTATCGAGATCAGGCCGGCTATGACGATTATGAGAGAAATGACTGTGGCGAAAATCGGTCGCTCGATGAAGAACCTGGAGAACATGAACCGGACCTCTACTATACGCCTTTTTTGATGTTTCTAACGATTATCCTCTATCCTCTGTGACCGGCTTTTCTTTGTATATCTGTGCCTTGACTTTCATACGGGGAAGCAACCCCAGGCCGCCCTCGACGACCACCCGTTCACCGGCCCTCAAGCCGTCATTGATAAACCAGTTGCTGCCGTGCCATTCACCAACTTCGACAGGTCGGGGATCGACCTTGTCGTCGGGATTGACCACCCAGACAAAGTGCCCCTTGGTCCCCATCTGGACTGCCTGCTGGGGCACCTGGATCGCCGCGGGCCGGATGACACCCTTTAACCGCACACGTACATACTGGTTCGGCCGTAAAACACCGTCAGGATTTGGGATGCTGGCACGGTTCAGGAAAGTGCCTGATTTTTCATCGTACATCGGATCGGCAAACGTGACCCATCCCGTGTAGGGGTAGACCGTTCCGTCAACGAGGATGATCTCCGTTTCGTAACGGTCCGGGGCCGGGGGTTTCAGCAAACCCTTGCCGACGGCCGCGTGAAAATTCTGCATTTCGTTTTCCGATACGCTGAAGTTGACCCATATGGGAGAGAGTACCATGACCGTCGTGAGCTGATTGTCCTGGGCGCTGATGTACGCCCCTTCCTGCTGCAGGGCAGCGCTGGTGATCCCGTCGATGGGGGACGTAATGGTGCAATAGGACAGGTTGAGTCTGGCCGATTCAACCTGGGCCTTTGCCTGTTCGACTTCGGCCGCGGCGGATTGGGCACGGCTGGTTGCGTCGTCGAGATCCTTTCTTGACAGGGCGTCCAACTCCGTCAGCGGTTTGACACGGGCTAGGTTGGCCTGTGCCACTTCCAGCGCGGCTTGTTGCTTGGCAAGGGCGGCCTCGGCCTGGTCGAGCTGGACCCGGAAGGGTTTGGGATCCATTTCAAAGAGAACCTGACCCGCCTTAACCATAGCTCCTTCACTGTATACGCGTTTGTTAAGGAACCCGTTGATGCGCGCGCGGATTTCTACCTGATGAGAACTATGGGTCTGGCCCACGAAGGTGAAGACAACGGGCATGTCGCCGGGGACAATCTCAATGACGGAGACTTCGGGCGGAACGTTTGGTTGAACCTTGCTTTCCTGGTGGCAACCGATGAAAAAGGGAATGCATATCAGAATGACCCATAAAACAATTGGAATGAAAGGCATGTCCACAGAGGAGTAACGGGAAAAGACTTTTTTTAAACGCATGATTTCACTCTTCGCTGAAATTACGATTCAAAATAAACCGCTGACTCCTACAGACTCATGTTGGATTCAGTCGGAAAAACCCGATCAGTGCGATGCGAGGGGTTTGGCTCCGATGCCTAAGGCAGATTAAAGGGTGCTGATTTGTCGTGAACTATAGGGAGAAATATTCGGTGTGTCAACGAAATATTGGCCTTGAAAGAGGGATTTGCCGACATGGTTGTGGCCGGGATATGCCCACCCCAAGGGAGCCATGCCCGGCCTACGGAAAGGCCGTCTAAAGTCTCGGTGGCGTTCAAAAGGTTTGGCAAAACGATCTATCGACAAAGGCCAATTAAAGTAATCGATAAATCGTCCGATATATTAAACAGTCCGAGACAAAGAAGAAGAGTAAGCAGTTAAAGTCTGGTAATTGTTGCAGAATATCTTGTAACTTGCCACAGGGACACTACCTTTAGTATCCATTATTCGGAAATCATGAACAAAATCTATGGACTAGATTAGCCAGGAAAGGAGAAGTAAGACATGATGGAATCAAAAGAAAAGAGGGCTGCGAGTAAAGCCATGTTTCTTTGTTTTTACTTTTGGCCTCTGCCCCTTATAAGCGGTTTACTCTGTAATTGGGCTGAAAAGAAGATGATCGAATCAATTTTAAATCATAACGGAATTCTTGATGAAAGACTCCCGCCAAAAATATTTTGGTACTTCCAAAGGAATAATCTTAAGGTTTTCATTGGTTCCTATTTCCCTTGGGTAGGAATCTTCTGTCAGCTTTATAACGTGGTAAAATTATCGAAATTCACTGCGCTTTGTGCCCGGGAAAAACTTGAATGGAAGAATCGTAGGGCCGTATTTAAACTAATAGACCAGCGGATATAACTCTCCCCAGAAACTGGACAGGGCAATAAGGTGCATGTTAGCCTGCCGATATCAGAAGGAGGTATGGCATGGCAGGCAACATACGCAGGCGTCACGACGCCGCTTTCAAGGCGCGAGTGGCCTTGGAAGCACTCCGAGGAGAGAAGACCATAGCCCAGATCGCTTCGGAATACGGTGTCCACCCCAACCAGATCCGCCAATGGCGGCAGAAGCTGCTTGAGGAGCTGCCGCAGCTTTTTTCGGACCGCCGCAAAAGCGCTGAGAAGGACGGGGAAGAGCTGCAGGCGGAACTCTATCGCCAGATCGGGCAGCTCAAGGTGGAGTTGGACTGGCAATCCCAGATGCTGGCATTCTGTGTGCAGGCCCTGGAAAAAGCACTGATCCTTTCGAAGCCGGAGATTTTCAACATGGATCAGGGGGTACAGTTCACGGCAGCGGATTTTATCAGTCGCTTCCAAGGCCATAACATCCAGATCAGCATGGACGGCCGGGGCCGGGTCTATGACAACATCTTCGTCGAGAGACTCTGGAGAACCGTCAAATACGAAGAAGTCTATCTTCATGATTACCGCAGCGTTTCGGAAGCCCACGGCCGTTTGACCGCTTATTTCCAGTTTTACAACACAGAGAGGATTCATGAGGCTTTAGGATACCGGACACCCTTCGAGGTCTATTCCGGCAAACCGCTTAACTTTAACCCTGTGCAGGCTTACCCGAATTTGCACCTTAAACAAGCCCGTTTTCTGTCTTGACTATGGGGAGTGGCTTACGGAGCGCAGCGATCGGGTGTATTGCTTTTGTTAGACATTCTATGATTCTGGCATAAATGTCTCAATTATACAAAGCACAAAAAGCACGCCTCCAACCACTACGCCTGCCCAGTTCCAGCCGGAAAACTTTTCATTGTTTTTGAAATGAGGATTTAAGTTTTTATTGATATTTAACGCAACACTATTGGCAGGAATAAGCAATGCAAATCTGAGAAATGAGAAAAGCCAATATGGATCAGGCAATCTCCATAAGGAATGTATAATATGTAAAAATCAACCTCTTCCCG is drawn from Deltaproteobacteria bacterium and contains these coding sequences:
- a CDS encoding multidrug efflux RND transporter permease subunit — its product is MFSRFFIERPIFATVISLIIVIAGLISIRCLPVAQYPSITPVQIIVSAFYPGADSKTVADAVAAPLEAQINGVDNMLYMTSTSSSAGQLTLVVSFTLDTDPDIAQVQVQNRVNLATPQLPDAVVQNGVSVYKQSSSILMILALYNKDGRYKPEYVDNYANVYVLDAIKRIDGAGQAGILGVADQAMRIWMNPDRMASLGITTADVQQAVAYQNALFGAGQIGQQPTEGFVQQNFPVVTPPQFSQPSQYENIILRGSREESAIVRIKDIARVEVGRKQYITESKLNNDPATFIAVYQQPGSNGLDVSAAVRETMQDLKKTMPEGIEYVIALDTADFVRISIKEVIHTLIEAIILVLLVVYLFLQSFRSTIICTVAILVSLIGTFTGMLALGFSVNLLTLFGLILAIGMVVDDAIVVVENVERNMTKKHLPPKEATIKAMEEIGSSLVAVVLVMASVFIPAAFLPGTTGQLYKQFAVTIVISVALSGFVALTLTPAMCALMLKHTEKPRKGFFAWFNRQVDRITLAFGHAVTLIIKRMVPAFILLFFFIWALVHLFLTIPTGFVPNEDQGYVLAALVMPDAAGLGRTAETAEDLDSLFAKNPAVENRTAITGYSLIDGQYKTNAATFFVTLKDFKERYGSLKKAFKENAGAVLLSVYEGAQTIKTGKIIPIAPPAIPGIGTTGGFEFWIQDRESGDPAMLYDLIQKFLDEARKRPELSDLNSMFRSSSQQLRVDVDREKAVLLDVPVQDVYSALQTQFGSLKVSQYNQYSRIWDVILQSDAPYRQDPSDVNRLYTRSKSGEMVPLSAVVSTHYTSGPDLLPHFNGFPAGQVTGNPAMGYSSGEAIQAMEEVAREVLPQGFAFSWSGMAFEEKKSGATSAVAFVFGLIIVFLVLAAQFESWTLPGSVMTAVPFGILGALAFNWMRGLHNDVYLQIGMLVLIGLGAKNAVLRVSFAVELRKQGLSIMEATIRAGEERLRPIIMTSLAFICGVLPLAIATGAGANARHSIGTGIIGGMIGETTLAMLYVPLFFYLFDRLHERSKKKTGISPPEGEDTASNGIEEKPPSHPEGGS
- a CDS encoding efflux RND transporter periplasmic adaptor subunit encodes the protein MRLKKVFSRYSSVDMPFIPIVLWVILICIPFFIGCHQESKVQPNVPPEVSVIEIVPGDMPVVFTFVGQTHSSHQVEIRARINGFLNKRVYSEGAMVKAGQVLFEMDPKPFRVQLDQAEAALAKQQAALEVAQANLARVKPLTELDALSRKDLDDATSRAQSAAAEVEQAKAQVESARLNLSYCTITSPIDGITSAALQQEGAYISAQDNQLTTVMVLSPIWVNFSVSENEMQNFHAAVGKGLLKPPAPDRYETEIILVDGTVYPYTGWVTFADPMYDEKSGTFLNRASIPNPDGVLRPNQYVRVRLKGVIRPAAIQVPQQAVQMGTKGHFVWVVNPDDKVDPRPVEVGEWHGSNWFINDGLRAGERVVVEGGLGLLPRMKVKAQIYKEKPVTEDRG